In candidate division WOR-3 bacterium, the sequence TGATTATCCCAGCCGGCGGATTGTTTTTGACCTGAATGTGGATACTGCGATTGCACCGGTGATGGAATATTTTGAGATATTTTTGAGCAGAACGGTGATTTCCCGTCGTGCGGCTGATTTTCTCAACTGCCGTTTTGAACTGGTGATTAACGGCACCCGGCTGGTTTGAGGTGAGATGGCACAATTGACAATAATAATTAAACTGGGTATTCTTAATGACATTGGCAGAGGAAATTCATCAGGACCGGCTAATCTTTCTGGGTTCGGGTGGAGCCCGAATTGTTATCGCCAGACAGGTTCGCGCCTCTGGTGGTATCTGGTGCATCCTCAACAATGTGCAGTTTCTCATTGACCCGGGTCCAGGGGCACTGGTAAGGGCAACGCAAAGTCGGCACCGACTCAACCCAACAAGGCTGTCCGCAATTCTTCTTTCCCATCGGCATCTTGACCATTCTGCAGATGTCAATGTGATGATTGAGGCAATGACAATGGGTGGGACCGAAAAACGGGGGAGGTTATTTGCGCCGGCAGATGCGCTTGAGGGGGAGGACCCGGTGGTGTTGCGCTACCTGCGTGGGTTTCTTGAGGAGGTGGTGGTGCTGAAGGAGGGCGGTGAGTATCAACTGGAAAGGATTAAATTCACCTGTCCGGTTCGTCACCGGCACCGGGGTGAGGTTTATGGCTTCCGGTTTCAAACCGGGAGTCTGACCCTTTCCTACATTGCCGATACCGCCTATTTCCCAGAACTCGCTGATTATTACCGGGCAGATGTTGTGATTTTTAATGTGGTCCGCTTCAAGCCGTCTGACCTTGACCATCTTCATCTGCCCGAGGTTGAGGAGCTTATTAAGAGGATGAAGCCGAAACTGGCGATTTTAACCCATTTCGGGATGACGATGCTCAAGGTAAAACCTTGGTTAGTTGCACGGGAGTTAAGCGAGCGCATCGGCACCGAGGTAATTGCAGCCAGCGACGGGATGGCGGTGGCACTGGACAAATACCAGCGATGAGTATTAGGAGACCGGTCAAACTTCTCCCTGAAGAGGTTGTGCGCAAAATTGCTGCGGGTGAGGTGATTGTCCGTCCGGTTTCGGTGGTAAAGGAGTTAATTGAGAATTCACTGGATGCCGGTGCCAGGCAGATTCGGGTGGAGGTTAAGGCAGGGGGGAAGAATCTTATCCGGGTTACTGATGATGGTACTGGGATGACCCGTGATGATGTGCGACTGGCGGTGTCGCGCTATGCCACCAGTAAACTGGAAACGGCTGATGACCTTACACGGGTTACCTCTTATGGGTTTCGGGGAGAGGCGCTGGCAGCAATCGCTGCGGTCAGCCGTTTGACCATCGAGACCAATACCGATGAAGACCAGCCCGGAACAAAACTTGATGTGGAGGGAGGCGAGATAAAGGAGATTGCCGAAACGGTCAGGGCAAAAGGGACAACCGTCACAGTCCGCAGCCTATTTTTCAACCTCCCGGTGAGAAGAGCATTCCTCAAATCCGAAAACTACGAATTTCGACTAATCGCCGAGATGGTACGCAATTATTGCCTTGCCTGCCCAGAAGTTGGGTTTGAACTCATCCATAACGACCGCTCCCTTTTTAAAATTCCACCGGTTAGCGGGGTGAAGGAAAGGCTTGCCTTTCTTTTTGATAAAAGGCTTGTTCAGAGTCTAATCGACTTCCGCGTTGACAATCCCAGCCTGACCTTAGCTGGTTTCTTCACCGAGCCAAGCCAACTCAAAGGTTTTTACGACATCCAGGCGATTTTCTTCAATCGCCGCCCGGTGCGGAGCCAAACCGTTACCAGAGCGGTCTATGACGGTTACGGCGCGCTTCTCGCCGGCAGAACCCCTAACTTCATTATCTTTCTTGAGACCGACCCGTCCGCGCTGGATGTCAACATCCATCCTACCAAACAGGAGGTGCGCTTTGCTGATGAGCGCTTTCTCTTCGATTTCATTTCCGAGTCGATTCACAAGAGACTCATGATAGAACGCCAGCGGCAAATTTCAGCTGAAGATTTTTTTGTCCCGGAGAGGTTATTGCCAGATGAGCGTCCGCCCGCTGACCTCTGGCAGCTCCACAATACCTACATATTAGCTCCAGTGGCTTCGGGGTATGTGATTGTTGACCAGCACGCCGCACATGAAAGAATTATATACGAAACGATACGGCAGCAGCAACAGGCAGCACCTTCCCAGCCCCTTCTCTTTCCGTTAACCCTTGAGCTGAACAACGAGGAGTTTGAAGTATATGAACGGCTATACCCGCGCTTGGCAGCGATGGGATTGGAATCCAAGCCTTTCGGGGGAAAAACAGTTGTTGTTGAGGGCATCCCGCTTGGTTCTTATATCGGCAAAGATGAGGTGCGGGAGTTGTTCAGTGAACTTGCCAGTTTCAGCACTGATAAAGCAACTGTGGATGATGATTTGGCAAAACTGATTGCCTGCAAAGGTGCGATCAAGGCTGGTCAGCGGCTGACAGCCGAGGAGATGCAGTCGCTTATTAATCGCCTTTTTGCCTGTCAAGAGCCATATTTCTGTCCCCATGGCAGGCCGGTGATAATTAAAATCACCCTTGAGGACCTGGAGCGGAGGTTCGGTAGGGCTTGAGGATTTTTGTCCTTACCGGGCCAACAGGTGTGGGGAAGAGTGAAGTGGCTGTTGCCCTTGCCGAGAGATTTGGTTTGGAGATAATATCTGCAGATTCAAGGCAGATTTATCGTCATTTTGACATTGGCACCGACAAGCCCTCAAGACAGTTAAGACAGCAGATACCATTTCATCTAATTGATATCTTAGAGCCTGACCAGCCGTATTCCGCGGCAGAGTTTGCTCGGGATGCGAGATCGGTGATTGAAAAAATTACTAAGGCAAGGGGAAAATTCATCATTGTGGGCGGCTCGGTCTTCTATCTGCGGGCCCTGTTCCAGCCGTTGTTCCCAGTGCCTCGGGTTGACCCTGCTATCCGCCAAAAACTTCAGGCTGAAGATACCAATCGGCTATATCTACGTTTGAAAGAGGTTGATCCTGAGCGGGCAAACCAGCTTCATCCTCACGACCGGCAAAGGATTGTGCGGGCGCTCGAGGTGTATGAATTAACCGGTAAGACTTTTACGCAACTATCCTCTGAGCAAAAAGAAACCACAGATTTACTGCCGGTTTATGCGGTTCTGACGATGCCCAGAGAAAGGCTTTATCAAAGGATTAATGAGCGTTTTGACCGAATGATGGCAAATGGGCTTTTAGAGGAGGTGCGTTCACTAAAGGAGATGGGGTTTGGTACAAATACGCCTGCGGTCCAAGGTTATGGTTATCTTGAACTCTTTTTGTACCTTGAAGGTAAAATCGGTCTTGATGAGGCGGTAAGGCTCGCAAAGAAAAGGACCAGGGGGTATGCCAAAAGACAGTTGACCTGGCTGCATTCTTTAAAAGGGGCACACTGGTTTGAATTTACCGATATCGCTGATGTTGTTAGCAAGATAGAGCCGCTTTTGCTTGACACGTTAAATATTCAGGGTTAATCTTGAAGCACCTGATATTAGAAAGGAGCGAGCTTGAAAAAAACGAGATTTACCTCAGAATCGGTTACCGAAGGTCACCCGGATAAGGTTTGCGACCAGATTTCTGACGCAGTCCTTGATGAGGTTATGCGCCAGGACCCAAAAGGGCGGGTGGCGTGCGAGACATTTGTAACCGTGGGAATGGTTTTGGTTGGAGGCGAGATAACCACCACTGGCTGGGTTGACCTTGAGCGTTTAGTCCGCCGGGTTCTTAAAGATATTGGCTATGTTAATACTGATTGCGGTTTGAGTGCTGACTCCTGCGCGGTTTTGAATTGCATTGGGAGGCAGTCACCGGATATTGCCCAGGGTGTGGATGCCGGTGGGGCTGGCGACCAGGGGATGATGATTGGCTATGCATGCAACCAGACCGAGGTGTTGATGCCTTTGCCGATTGTCCTTGCCCATCGGATTGCCGAGCGACTGGCTGAGGTGCGAAAAAAGGGGATTTTGCCCTATCTCCGACCTGATG encodes:
- the mutL gene encoding DNA mismatch repair endonuclease MutL gives rise to the protein MSIRRPVKLLPEEVVRKIAAGEVIVRPVSVVKELIENSLDAGARQIRVEVKAGGKNLIRVTDDGTGMTRDDVRLAVSRYATSKLETADDLTRVTSYGFRGEALAAIAAVSRLTIETNTDEDQPGTKLDVEGGEIKEIAETVRAKGTTVTVRSLFFNLPVRRAFLKSENYEFRLIAEMVRNYCLACPEVGFELIHNDRSLFKIPPVSGVKERLAFLFDKRLVQSLIDFRVDNPSLTLAGFFTEPSQLKGFYDIQAIFFNRRPVRSQTVTRAVYDGYGALLAGRTPNFIIFLETDPSALDVNIHPTKQEVRFADERFLFDFISESIHKRLMIERQRQISAEDFFVPERLLPDERPPADLWQLHNTYILAPVASGYVIVDQHAAHERIIYETIRQQQQAAPSQPLLFPLTLELNNEEFEVYERLYPRLAAMGLESKPFGGKTVVVEGIPLGSYIGKDEVRELFSELASFSTDKATVDDDLAKLIACKGAIKAGQRLTAEEMQSLINRLFACQEPYFCPHGRPVIIKITLEDLERRFGRA
- a CDS encoding MBL fold metallo-hydrolase, whose amino-acid sequence is MAEEIHQDRLIFLGSGGARIVIARQVRASGGIWCILNNVQFLIDPGPGALVRATQSRHRLNPTRLSAILLSHRHLDHSADVNVMIEAMTMGGTEKRGRLFAPADALEGEDPVVLRYLRGFLEEVVVLKEGGEYQLERIKFTCPVRHRHRGEVYGFRFQTGSLTLSYIADTAYFPELADYYRADVVIFNVVRFKPSDLDHLHLPEVEELIKRMKPKLAILTHFGMTMLKVKPWLVARELSERIGTEVIAASDGMAVALDKYQR
- the miaA gene encoding tRNA (adenosine(37)-N6)-dimethylallyltransferase MiaA; protein product: MRIFVLTGPTGVGKSEVAVALAERFGLEIISADSRQIYRHFDIGTDKPSRQLRQQIPFHLIDILEPDQPYSAAEFARDARSVIEKITKARGKFIIVGGSVFYLRALFQPLFPVPRVDPAIRQKLQAEDTNRLYLRLKEVDPERANQLHPHDRQRIVRALEVYELTGKTFTQLSSEQKETTDLLPVYAVLTMPRERLYQRINERFDRMMANGLLEEVRSLKEMGFGTNTPAVQGYGYLELFLYLEGKIGLDEAVRLAKKRTRGYAKRQLTWLHSLKGAHWFEFTDIADVVSKIEPLLLDTLNIQG